A portion of the Sphingobacterium spiritivorum genome contains these proteins:
- a CDS encoding DUF6850 family outer membrane beta-barrel protein: protein MKSNIYIYILSFGFVFLPYFCKAQQHTSEIDTVQQTLRYFSIESPMWLQEMTTPRFTKLAIQYAGEQGSYRTAQDAQKARNINFDSEGTITLQDVRLWGRFAYSNIAEDSTRFGHQTRRNLSAPLYFASYGFNHYERTLYTIQARGQRYWSDRKFSVFGGLDYNVGDHFSNNDPRGSIDEIRLDASLGGSIRIAKGLDAGTEALYGYGQENVEVAFKNENYNSSPVKSPYLNYIVKGYGWQVRDYLTNMFYQNDYHHIGANAYLSAQTAAGKFYAKSGYRYDQQKYRQVLRSEQRTNELNNYKLYTWSNQLMWFLAKDNRSYRFTLHTKITDGKDFDVQNNINNYIYRSEDYTASMAYSIRGKKWNQYYELTSGWNAEKRHDGGSGTLLDYGIFSSSASANYAYKLAENQSIELGLTGLLSRPTRTVWELPEINENVFHEYVFYHDILFRSAETWGGRARIAYKHPIYKHYTGRLSLEGGMRKASHFKTIDRASLSIPGNRRTDFKIKMELIF, encoded by the coding sequence ATGAAATCCAACATATACATCTATATTCTTTCCTTTGGATTTGTCTTCCTCCCCTATTTCTGTAAAGCACAGCAGCATACATCAGAAATAGATACGGTACAGCAAACCTTACGTTATTTCTCCATTGAGAGTCCTATGTGGCTCCAGGAAATGACGACTCCCCGCTTCACAAAACTTGCCATACAGTATGCCGGAGAACAGGGATCCTATCGGACTGCGCAGGACGCACAAAAAGCAAGAAATATAAACTTTGACAGTGAGGGAACTATCACTTTACAGGATGTACGTCTGTGGGGAAGGTTTGCCTATTCCAATATAGCAGAAGACAGTACCCGGTTTGGGCATCAGACGCGCCGCAATCTTTCTGCTCCTTTATATTTTGCATCTTACGGTTTTAACCATTACGAACGTACCCTCTATACTATTCAGGCCAGAGGCCAGCGTTATTGGTCTGATCGCAAATTCTCCGTATTCGGGGGCTTGGATTATAACGTTGGTGATCATTTCAGCAACAATGATCCACGTGGAAGCATCGATGAAATCCGTCTCGATGCAAGCCTGGGCGGAAGTATCCGGATAGCTAAAGGTTTGGATGCAGGAACAGAAGCCTTATACGGTTACGGACAGGAAAATGTGGAAGTAGCTTTTAAGAACGAAAATTATAACTCAAGTCCTGTTAAATCTCCATATCTCAACTATATCGTCAAAGGGTACGGCTGGCAGGTAAGAGATTACCTGACCAATATGTTCTACCAGAATGATTACCATCATATCGGAGCGAATGCCTATCTCTCCGCACAGACTGCAGCTGGAAAATTTTACGCTAAAAGTGGATACAGATACGACCAGCAGAAGTACAGACAGGTATTGCGAAGTGAACAGCGCACTAATGAGCTGAATAATTATAAACTATACACCTGGTCTAACCAACTCATGTGGTTCCTCGCAAAAGATAACCGCTCATACAGGTTCACACTCCATACTAAAATCACAGATGGTAAAGACTTTGATGTTCAGAATAACATCAATAATTATATATACAGAAGTGAGGATTATACGGCTTCAATGGCTTATAGCATTAGAGGTAAAAAATGGAATCAATACTATGAGCTGACATCAGGATGGAATGCGGAGAAACGTCATGACGGCGGCTCCGGAACGCTTTTGGATTATGGTATTTTCAGCTCTTCTGCTTCCGCAAACTACGCGTACAAACTAGCGGAAAACCAAAGTATAGAACTTGGCCTCACAGGACTATTAAGCCGGCCTACCAGGACAGTATGGGAACTTCCTGAGATCAATGAGAATGTATTCCACGAGTATGTTTTTTACCATGATATCCTTTTCAGAAGTGCCGAAACATGGGGTGGTAGAGCAAGAATAGCCTACAAACATCCTATTTACAAACATTATACAGGTCGTTTGTCATTGGAGGGAGGAATGCGTAAAGCCTCGCATTTTAAAACCATCGACAGAGCAAGTTTATCTATTCCCGGGAACAGAAGAACTGATTTTAAAATAAAAATGGAACTGATTTTCTAA
- a CDS encoding DUF4876 domain-containing protein: MKIVLCTTYLLIASMGLVSCRKDWIPENHPVDIGIDVKFYSTEYDEKLSPAGAEVKIMSIKGDLIFSGKTDQKGHLSIPQLAPDNYRVQATKLYNFAEFNTLLKRAEESDIAFSSLITDYTVNPNNPTSLNLSLQAGQYSPLVIKQLYYAGSSTTQGASFRDQFIEIYNNSAEVQYADSLYIGEAMGTLNASTTYAYQPVSKQYDWSKSYGMPANINANEDYVYARTVLMIPGTGKQYPINPGESIVIAATAINHKSPYSGTDGKEISVKDPSLTIDLSNADFEAHYAPYLGTVRPLASDVDNPNVPNLTVFKFSGTDLIMSVAAQQSWFIFRNGNLGEFDKWPSYDYPFADGRVKTGVYLQIPVANILDAVDLQSAITNTNYPKKFNAEIDAGQKSVTGGQNSSNSIIRKTKEIINGRKVLSDTNNSTEDFITIKAEPRAFAN; this comes from the coding sequence ATGAAAATCGTTCTTTGTACTACATATCTGCTAATTGCATCCATGGGTCTCGTTTCCTGTCGTAAAGACTGGATTCCGGAAAACCATCCCGTCGATATCGGGATCGATGTAAAGTTTTACAGCACGGAATATGACGAAAAATTATCACCCGCAGGAGCTGAAGTGAAGATCATGAGCATAAAAGGAGATCTTATATTCAGTGGCAAAACGGATCAAAAGGGTCATTTAAGCATACCACAACTGGCCCCGGACAATTACCGTGTACAGGCCACCAAGCTATACAATTTTGCTGAATTCAATACCTTACTGAAGAGAGCAGAGGAATCTGACATTGCTTTCAGCAGTCTGATCACAGACTATACGGTCAATCCAAATAACCCTACCAGTCTGAATCTTTCTTTGCAGGCGGGACAGTATAGTCCATTAGTTATCAAACAGCTTTATTATGCCGGATCCAGCACCACTCAGGGAGCCAGCTTCAGAGATCAGTTTATTGAGATCTATAACAACTCGGCTGAAGTACAATATGCAGATAGTCTGTATATAGGAGAAGCAATGGGGACACTGAATGCAAGCACCACATATGCATACCAGCCTGTTAGTAAACAATACGACTGGAGTAAATCATATGGTATGCCTGCAAATATCAATGCCAATGAGGATTATGTATATGCACGTACGGTGCTGATGATTCCGGGAACAGGAAAACAATATCCTATAAATCCCGGTGAAAGTATCGTGATCGCAGCAACAGCTATCAATCACAAAAGTCCTTATTCAGGTACTGATGGAAAAGAAATTTCTGTTAAAGATCCAAGTCTGACAATCGATCTGAGCAATGCAGATTTTGAAGCACACTACGCACCCTATCTGGGAACTGTACGTCCTCTGGCGTCTGATGTGGATAATCCGAATGTCCCAAATCTGACCGTTTTCAAGTTTAGTGGTACAGATCTTATAATGAGTGTCGCTGCACAGCAGAGTTGGTTTATTTTCAGAAATGGAAATTTAGGTGAATTTGACAAATGGCCTAGCTATGATTATCCGTTTGCGGATGGCCGTGTGAAAACAGGAGTATATTTACAAATTCCGGTGGCAAATATTCTGGATGCAGTAGACTTGCAATCGGCTATTACGAACACTAACTATCCTAAAAAGTTCAATGCTGAAATTGATGCTGGACAAAAATCCGTAACCGGAGGACAGAACTCTTCCAACTCCATTATCCGGAAAACAAAAGAAATCATTAACGGCAGGAAAGTTCTTTCGGATACCAATAACTCTACTGAAGATTTTATAACGATCAAAGCCGAACCGCGGGCTTTTGCTAATTAA
- a CDS encoding TonB-dependent receptor domain-containing protein has translation MNTPIHYRLKKAFAILFFLSSATCMYFAQGQQNIQLHFQNKPLKEIFSAIEQQTDYSFLFDVNVVNINRKISIRSTATITATLNQLENLTFLDFQISGRNILVKRAGIARLSGKVLDETGEPLSSVSVYLREFNQYFFTDKEGQFTFTYPVSRAQEINLSFTMLGRQAQNKKVTLSNSDIRLPHITLPVLSVGLEEIAINPKVNQNLQSNSSLFINREVIEQSGALSLGDLLNLIPGQKIAPPSLQQVQQATLRSSVLQTNSASTRDPFSLNSSFGVAIIMDGIAISNNANMQTRNPGISGMGESYVNGFISSLTGSADRQRRYTGDYTFGGTDLRQIATDNIESVEIVAGVPSVRYGDMTDGAIIVNRIAGNTPLNFSLQLRDNATSYGLSKGFSTKKIGSFSFGANFIRSFMDNRDKLKSYDRLGTNMMWSTAAGKERAFTNTFSLDYGRNLDNIRRDADDPTGTFIKFRSYNFSVGNRSNYRVDNSFITNIGLNLRYSQNYQNTYQEQEKNELFTIYTDATEPGITQGTYGPGIYTAVTNIEGKPIDFSGRLDLTGQIKTGAIEHQINFGASYNYSKNNGKGQIIDPTRPRNNTTTANGDNRSERYYDFSRIHAQNNFGLYAEDFFRAKIADRNLNVRAGLRMDVFEGYTTFSPRTNVNYEILPNLRLGAALGLSSKAPALAQLYPGPVFYEIPLFQKTALTPNGSIDEANSLYLLYVDKYTPDNANLKPSTSRQLEFSLLYELKEFSMSMNVYKKNTDRGITTINEVERITLAQYINNPDPNADLPYVISGTKNYSLSRNLFVNGNRTESRGVELLLSTPKWKAIQTSFNVRGGYVETSYNPIQNRRSFTNTTTNTEYATTGVYPAMKRITSSSNAAFTSSTHIPKAKLLINFIAEFNLLRRTNTEASDGIPVGYYTEDGRYFTIENFDVTNLNYGHLLVPEAEVKNENQPGVYTNFHLNLSKEISKRLVLAFNVYNVFNYRPQFKRADNSMVIPNGKPTYGAQLRLKL, from the coding sequence ATGAACACACCTATCCATTACCGGCTCAAAAAAGCATTTGCAATCTTGTTTTTTTTGAGTTCCGCGACCTGTATGTATTTTGCTCAGGGGCAGCAAAACATACAACTTCACTTTCAAAATAAGCCTCTGAAAGAAATCTTTTCAGCTATAGAACAACAAACGGATTACAGCTTTCTGTTCGACGTAAATGTGGTTAATATAAATCGCAAGATTAGTATCCGTTCCACCGCAACTATCACAGCTACGCTGAATCAGCTGGAGAATTTGACTTTTCTTGATTTTCAGATTTCAGGCAGAAATATTCTAGTAAAACGTGCAGGTATTGCCCGCCTTAGCGGAAAAGTACTGGATGAAACAGGGGAACCTCTGTCATCCGTTTCCGTTTATCTGAGAGAGTTTAATCAATACTTTTTTACGGATAAAGAAGGACAGTTTACCTTCACCTATCCTGTTTCAAGAGCACAGGAAATAAACCTGAGTTTTACCATGCTTGGCCGTCAGGCGCAAAACAAAAAGGTAACTTTGAGCAATTCAGATATCCGTTTACCGCATATTACCTTACCTGTACTGAGTGTGGGACTGGAAGAGATCGCTATTAATCCAAAGGTCAATCAGAATCTGCAAAGTAATTCGTCCCTGTTTATCAATCGGGAAGTGATCGAACAGTCCGGAGCACTAAGTCTCGGAGATCTACTGAATCTTATCCCGGGTCAGAAAATAGCACCTCCTTCCCTTCAGCAGGTTCAGCAGGCGACATTACGCAGTTCTGTTCTGCAAACCAACTCTGCTTCTACACGTGATCCTTTTTCATTGAACAGCTCGTTTGGAGTTGCCATCATTATGGATGGTATTGCCATCTCCAACAATGCAAATATGCAAACCCGCAATCCCGGAATCTCCGGAATGGGAGAATCGTACGTTAATGGATTTATTTCATCTCTGACGGGAAGTGCGGACCGCCAGAGAAGATATACAGGTGATTATACTTTTGGAGGTACAGATCTCCGGCAGATCGCCACAGATAATATTGAAAGTGTGGAAATTGTTGCCGGTGTACCCTCAGTACGCTACGGAGATATGACAGATGGCGCTATTATCGTTAACCGAATTGCCGGAAATACGCCACTCAATTTCAGTCTGCAACTCCGGGATAATGCAACTTCATATGGTCTATCGAAAGGTTTCAGTACAAAAAAAATAGGTTCGTTTAGTTTTGGAGCCAATTTCATCCGCTCCTTTATGGATAACAGGGATAAGCTAAAATCCTATGACCGCCTGGGGACAAATATGATGTGGAGCACCGCTGCTGGTAAAGAACGTGCTTTTACCAATACCTTTTCACTGGATTACGGACGCAACCTGGACAATATCAGACGTGATGCTGATGACCCTACAGGCACCTTTATTAAATTCAGATCGTACAATTTTTCTGTTGGTAACAGAAGTAACTACCGTGTAGACAACAGTTTTATTACCAATATCGGGCTCAACTTACGTTATAGCCAGAATTATCAAAACACCTATCAGGAACAGGAAAAGAACGAACTTTTCACCATTTACACAGATGCAACAGAACCCGGAATTACACAGGGCACCTACGGTCCGGGGATATACACAGCTGTAACTAACATCGAAGGTAAGCCTATAGATTTTAGCGGAAGGCTGGATCTTACCGGACAAATCAAAACCGGAGCCATTGAGCATCAGATCAATTTCGGGGCCAGCTACAACTATTCCAAGAATAATGGTAAAGGGCAGATTATTGATCCTACCAGACCACGCAACAATACCACCACAGCAAATGGTGACAACCGCTCTGAGCGATATTATGATTTTTCAAGGATTCATGCACAGAATAATTTCGGTCTTTATGCGGAAGATTTCTTCCGTGCAAAGATTGCAGACCGCAATTTAAATGTAAGAGCTGGATTACGTATGGATGTATTTGAAGGATATACAACCTTTTCGCCACGCACAAATGTGAACTATGAAATATTACCAAATCTCCGGTTGGGCGCTGCATTAGGACTAAGCTCAAAGGCTCCGGCCCTTGCCCAGCTTTACCCGGGACCTGTTTTCTACGAAATCCCGCTTTTCCAGAAAACAGCTCTTACTCCAAACGGAAGTATTGACGAAGCCAACAGTCTTTATCTGCTTTACGTAGACAAATATACTCCTGACAATGCAAATCTTAAACCTTCAACATCCCGTCAGTTAGAGTTTTCTTTGCTGTATGAATTAAAAGAGTTCAGCATGTCCATGAACGTATATAAAAAGAATACGGACAGAGGAATTACAACAATTAATGAAGTAGAGCGCATTACGCTTGCACAATATATTAACAATCCGGATCCGAATGCAGACTTACCTTATGTCATCTCCGGAACCAAAAACTACAGTCTGTCCAGAAATCTGTTTGTCAACGGTAACCGTACGGAAAGCAGAGGGGTAGAATTACTCCTAAGCACGCCAAAATGGAAAGCTATACAGACTTCTTTTAATGTACGCGGAGGATATGTAGAAACCAGTTACAATCCCATTCAGAACAGAAGGTCGTTCACAAACACAACTACGAACACCGAATATGCTACAACAGGTGTATATCCTGCAATGAAAAGGATCACTTCTTCGAGCAACGCTGCATTTACAAGTAGTACACATATTCCAAAAGCAAAACTGCTTATCAACTTTATTGCAGAATTCAATCTGCTGCGAAGAACAAATACAGAAGCTTCTGATGGTATCCCTGTAGGCTATTACACAGAAGACGGACGTTACTTTACCATTGAAAACTTCGATGTAACCAATCTTAACTACGGCCACCTTTTGGTGCCGGAAGCAGAGGTAAAAAATGAAAATCAGCCGGGAGTATATACCAATTTTCATTTAAATCTCTCTAAAGAAATCAGTAAACGACTGGTACTGGCATTCAATGTTTACAATGTATTTAATTACAGACCTCAATTCAAACGTGCAGACAATAGTATGGTGATCCCGAATGGCAAACCGACCTATGGCGCACAGCTCAGACTAAAACTCTAA
- a CDS encoding FecR family protein: MNIEEYTLEDFIADPTFVSYCLHQNPTDVAYWTTIIQANPHKSQLIQNAKEQITLLSHQLSDHELAEERTRTFDHLFEREEQISKLKKSTLPIRWLAAACLLIIASATYFFTKNQQNNVSTSTAMITQVVPAQKFMTITLSDGTKVRLAPASTFIYPQKFTGNTRVVELNGDAYFEVSHNPEKPFTVHTADLDVQVLGTSFNVNAFKEDPYTKVALFEGKVQVSTNTGRQDLRPGQLFTYNKKENKNAVNKFDPVAERDQMKGLITFDHASYDELRLKLSRKYGIVTKADPSVKLQFTGTIFNESLADVLDKLSFTTAYHFHLQSDSLLTVTSK, from the coding sequence ATGAATATCGAAGAGTATACTTTAGAAGATTTTATTGCAGATCCTACATTTGTCAGCTATTGTCTGCACCAAAATCCAACAGATGTTGCCTATTGGACAACTATTATTCAGGCAAATCCCCATAAGTCACAACTAATACAGAATGCAAAGGAACAGATAACGCTTTTATCGCATCAGCTATCAGACCATGAATTAGCAGAAGAAAGAACCAGAACATTCGATCATCTTTTTGAGCGCGAAGAACAAATATCAAAACTTAAAAAATCAACTTTACCTATACGCTGGCTGGCAGCTGCATGTCTGCTGATCATAGCATCTGCAACCTATTTTTTTACAAAGAATCAGCAGAACAACGTCTCTACGTCTACCGCAATGATTACACAAGTAGTTCCTGCACAAAAATTTATGACCATCACATTGAGTGACGGGACTAAAGTACGTCTTGCCCCTGCATCTACCTTTATCTATCCACAGAAATTCACAGGTAATACCCGGGTTGTAGAACTTAACGGAGATGCTTATTTCGAAGTTAGCCACAACCCGGAAAAACCGTTTACTGTCCATACGGCTGATCTGGATGTACAAGTACTCGGAACATCCTTTAATGTAAATGCATTTAAAGAAGACCCGTATACTAAAGTTGCTTTGTTCGAAGGCAAAGTACAGGTATCTACCAATACAGGCAGGCAAGATTTGCGCCCAGGTCAATTATTTACATACAACAAAAAAGAGAACAAGAATGCAGTAAACAAGTTTGATCCGGTAGCAGAAAGGGATCAGATGAAAGGATTGATAACCTTTGATCATGCGTCTTATGATGAATTGCGACTCAAATTATCCCGTAAATACGGCATAGTGACAAAAGCGGATCCTTCTGTCAAATTGCAGTTTACAGGCACAATATTCAATGAATCTCTAGCTGATGTATTAGACAAATTAAGTTTTACGACTGCTTATCATTTCCATCTACAATCAGACAGCCTATTAACCGTCACCTCTAAATAA
- a CDS encoding RNA polymerase sigma factor, producing MHQHWERIRKDDSQSFKLLYDELYKALFSYGMHIRPDRELVKECLHELFCELWSNRNRLPAVTNPQYYLFTWLKRIILRTAHHQEQLYVQDPSLPSFADSPEEEHIEFEQLKERNHRLQLALEKLTPTQSEIISLRFFENKSYEEIAELHQSSTRTVYNTVYEAIKILKKYTLTILIVILFL from the coding sequence ATGCATCAGCACTGGGAAAGAATACGGAAGGATGACAGTCAAAGTTTTAAATTGCTCTATGATGAGCTTTATAAAGCTTTGTTCAGCTATGGTATGCATATCCGTCCGGACAGAGAACTGGTAAAAGAATGTCTACATGAATTGTTCTGCGAGCTATGGAGCAACCGCAACCGTCTTCCTGCTGTCACTAATCCGCAATACTATCTTTTCACCTGGCTGAAAAGGATTATCCTCAGAACTGCACACCATCAGGAGCAGCTCTATGTACAGGATCCCTCTCTACCCTCTTTTGCAGACTCGCCTGAAGAGGAACATATCGAATTTGAACAACTTAAGGAGAGAAATCACAGATTGCAACTGGCTCTTGAGAAACTAACACCCACGCAGTCAGAAATCATCAGCCTTCGTTTCTTTGAAAACAAATCGTACGAAGAGATTGCCGAACTTCATCAGTCATCTACACGAACCGTATATAATACGGTTTATGAAGCTATAAAAATACTCAAAAAATATACGCTCACCATCTTAATAGTTATTCTATTTCTATAG
- a CDS encoding LacI family DNA-binding transcriptional regulator: MEKKPTIYDIAKALNITTSTVSRALNNSTLISKETKEAVWKFAKKINYRPNKLASSLSSGKTHIIGVVIPSAQIQFFSAVINSLEQTLQKEGYNILLYQTNESYKSEISGISTLLEAQVDGIIISPSLETYDFTHLDKAHQEGMPVILFDRVHDTLDLPSVSIDDEKAGYMATTHLLENGYKRIGYISTDSSIQIFKARFEGYKKALKEHNLPYLEELIILDQMSIKGGMEGARKMMQLKQKPDAIIGGDDFTALGIIKELSQLGVTPPKMGVIGFANQTFSEFITPSLSTIDQQAVNMGKECANLFLKIVHKKSPKNKIEKIVLPPILVTRDSSQPAQNKK, translated from the coding sequence GTGGAAAAAAAACCTACTATATACGATATAGCCAAGGCGCTTAATATCACGACGTCTACTGTATCAAGAGCCCTGAACAACAGCACATTAATAAGCAAAGAGACTAAAGAAGCTGTTTGGAAATTCGCAAAGAAAATAAACTATCGTCCCAATAAACTTGCTTCCTCTTTAAGTTCGGGAAAGACCCACATTATAGGAGTGGTTATTCCAAGTGCGCAAATTCAATTTTTCTCAGCAGTAATCAATAGTCTGGAACAGACGCTCCAGAAAGAGGGCTATAACATATTATTGTATCAGACCAATGAATCTTATAAATCAGAAATAAGCGGCATCAGCACACTTCTGGAGGCTCAGGTAGATGGCATCATTATTTCGCCTTCACTGGAAACCTATGATTTCACTCATCTGGACAAAGCGCATCAGGAAGGAATGCCTGTTATTTTATTTGACCGTGTACACGATACCTTAGATCTTCCCTCTGTATCCATAGATGATGAAAAAGCCGGCTATATGGCAACAACTCACCTTCTGGAAAATGGCTATAAAAGAATCGGTTATATCTCAACGGATTCCAGTATACAGATTTTCAAAGCTCGTTTTGAAGGCTATAAAAAAGCTTTAAAAGAGCATAACCTACCTTACCTTGAAGAACTTATTATTCTGGATCAGATGTCCATCAAAGGCGGTATGGAAGGCGCCCGAAAAATGATGCAACTAAAACAAAAACCGGATGCTATAATCGGAGGTGATGATTTTACGGCATTAGGAATAATAAAGGAATTATCTCAACTGGGTGTAACTCCCCCAAAAATGGGAGTCATCGGATTTGCAAATCAGACATTCTCCGAATTTATAACGCCTAGCTTATCTACTATAGATCAACAGGCTGTAAATATGGGTAAAGAATGTGCTAATCTGTTTTTAAAAATTGTCCATAAGAAATCTCCTAAAAATAAAATTGAAAAGATTGTGCTTCCGCCTATACTGGTTACAAGAGATTCTTCCCAACCTGCACAAAATAAAAAATAA
- a CDS encoding xylulokinase, with protein MLLLGIDLGTSSIKVSVVSADTQETLVSVSYPEQEAEIISPQAGWAEQSPDVWWEYTVKAVHKAHSSEKYDPREIKAIGLSYQMHGLIVVDKEDKVLRNAIIWCDSRSVAIGERAWEDMGKAQTLRQHLNSPGNFTASKLAWIKNNEPDLYSRIAKILLPGDFLTMKLTGEINTTVSALSEGIFWNFEKNDVSTAILDYFGFDRELIPDINPVFSRHGTLKPEIAELLKLSSDTVVSYKAGDQPNNALSLNVLNAGEVAATAGTSGVIYAVSDELIFDPQSRINTFAHVNYLPDDIRTGILLCINGTGIQNSWIRRMIGADMSYNELNTLGQQAPAGSKGLRILPFGNGAERMLGNKLIHSHIHHIDFNKHGKAELIRASQEGIAFAFRYGLDILRENGLHPSVIRAGYANLFLSPLFCDSFVNVTDTPVELFNNDGSVGAALGAGIGVGYYTEPKEAFQNMKKIRTIEPVQTAVYEELYQEWKMLLNRLVGL; from the coding sequence ATGTTATTATTAGGAATTGATTTAGGAACCTCCTCAATAAAAGTATCGGTTGTGTCTGCTGATACACAGGAGACATTAGTATCGGTCAGCTATCCGGAGCAGGAAGCGGAGATCATCTCACCACAGGCAGGCTGGGCAGAACAATCTCCCGATGTGTGGTGGGAGTATACCGTTAAGGCTGTACACAAAGCGCACAGCAGTGAAAAATACGATCCCCGTGAAATCAAAGCAATCGGATTATCTTATCAGATGCACGGTCTCATCGTGGTCGATAAAGAGGATAAGGTGTTGCGTAATGCTATTATTTGGTGTGATAGCAGAAGTGTAGCTATCGGAGAACGCGCATGGGAAGATATGGGGAAAGCACAAACGCTGAGACAGCATCTTAACTCACCAGGCAATTTTACAGCTTCCAAACTTGCCTGGATTAAAAATAATGAACCTGATCTTTACAGTCGGATCGCAAAAATACTGCTACCCGGAGATTTTCTGACCATGAAGCTTACCGGAGAAATTAATACAACGGTGAGTGCACTTTCTGAAGGGATATTCTGGAATTTCGAAAAAAATGATGTTTCCACTGCTATACTTGATTACTTTGGATTTGACAGGGAATTGATTCCGGATATAAATCCTGTTTTTAGTCGTCACGGAACGTTAAAACCCGAAATTGCAGAATTGCTTAAGCTTTCATCAGATACGGTTGTTTCCTACAAAGCCGGCGACCAACCCAATAATGCACTTTCTCTCAATGTGCTGAATGCAGGAGAAGTGGCGGCTACAGCCGGTACTTCCGGGGTTATCTACGCGGTCAGTGATGAGCTGATATTTGATCCGCAATCCCGTATCAATACATTTGCCCATGTCAACTACTTACCTGATGATATCCGTACGGGTATTCTGCTTTGTATTAATGGTACCGGAATACAGAACAGCTGGATCAGGAGAATGATAGGAGCGGACATGTCGTATAATGAATTGAATACACTAGGTCAGCAGGCTCCTGCAGGAAGTAAAGGATTAAGAATACTTCCTTTTGGAAATGGTGCTGAACGAATGCTGGGTAATAAGCTCATCCACAGTCATATTCATCATATTGATTTTAATAAACACGGCAAAGCCGAGCTGATACGTGCGAGTCAGGAGGGAATAGCTTTTGCCTTTCGCTACGGACTGGATATCTTACGTGAAAACGGACTTCATCCTTCTGTTATTCGTGCAGGATATGCAAATCTTTTCCTTAGTCCTTTATTCTGTGATTCCTTTGTAAATGTAACGGATACGCCTGTTGAGCTGTTCAATAATGACGGAAGTGTGGGAGCTGCACTGGGAGCGGGAATAGGAGTGGGATATTATACGGAACCTAAGGAAGCTTTTCAGAATATGAAGAAGATCCGGACCATAGAACCTGTGCAGACGGCTGTATATGAGGAGCTTTATCAGGAATGGAAGATGCTGTTGAATAGACTGGTGGGGTTATAG